In Runella sp. SP2, the genomic window ATATAATTGTAAGAAATAGGCAAAGCCTTTTTTGGGATCAAACGTATCCTGCTTGATATAATCCTCAATATGAATTTTCAATTGAAGCAATTGACCATATAACTTTTCCTGTTCAGATTGCTCAACTAATCTCTTTTGACGGATAACGGCTAATTGCTGGTCGGCTTGGCGTTTCTGCTCAAGAGTCATTTTAGCTGGTAACATAAAGCCATCTACTATTTCTTCGGGAGCTATTGCGTCAAGGTTCATGGTCGATGTAGGTTTGAATGAGAGTATAAAGTGGTCTTCCTTCTAAATACAGTTGCTGGCCACCATCCAGCATACCATACTTACTTTGATAATGTTTTACCAATCGGGTTTTTGGTTTAAGCGATACACAGGCTAGATAGCCGTATTCTTTTACCGCTAGCCGACATGCCCATCCAATTAAACAACCAGCAATTCGGTCATACTGCTTACCAGGTCCAAAATTATCACTTCGGCTAGCAATCAGGTTAATTTCTATGCGATACTCAAGTGGGTAGTATATTAGTGACATTGCCCCTAACATATCTTTACTGTCTGCTATCCGTAATTTCCACAGTTCAGTTTCCGTAAAGTCTTTCCAAGTAAAATGGAAGTCCTTTCTGGTCAATTTCTTCAAATCGCTAACTGTTACAGGCTCAATAATGGCCTCAACAGGCGTAGGTGGATTAGCACCCCTATTGAGCAAGTACATCCGTATTTTATTTGAGTATAAATTTACAAAAAATGTAAACTATTTAAAAATTTGTAAATAAATCTCTTCTAAAATAGAGCATTTTAAGCGATGTGTGGAGGATATTAGCTAGGTGAGGTGCTTTGGTTAAAAATGACGGGCGAGATGCCCCTGCCACTAGCTATGACTATCGACGTGTTTTATCCCAAAAATAGTGCGGAATGGCGCGCTTGGTTGGAACAAAATCACCAATCTCAACAGGCCGTTTGGGTTGTTTTTTATAAAAAATCGTCGGCCATGCCGTCTATTACTTGGAGCGAGGCCGTGGACGTCGCGCTGTGCTTTGGCTGGATAGACAGCAAAAAAGTAGCCGTCGATTCCGAAAAATCGCACCAGTTTTTTTGTCCTCGCAAGGCAAAAAGTACGTGGTCAAAAATAAATAAAGTAAAGGTTGACCAGCTTATTGAGGCGGGACTGATGACGGAAGCGGGTTTTGCAAGTATCGAAGTGGCAAAGCGCAATGGCTCTTGGACTATGCTCGACGATGTGGAAGCCTTAGTCATTCCTCCCGATTTGGAACAAGCACTTGCGGGGCAAGAGGGATTGATGGCTCAGTTTTTAGGACTGAGTAAGTCGGCTAAAAAAGAACTATTGGCTCGATTGCTCTTTGCCAAACGCCCCGAAACCCGCCAAAAACGAATTGATGAAATGATGGTGTTACTCACTCAAAAATCTACCAAAGGATAAAACAACTTACCACATGAACCAATCCACCCTTTCCCGCAAAGCTTTTCTTCAACACTCCGTCGTAGGTTTGTCTGGGTTTTCATTGGCACCTAGTACTTCGCTGCTCTCTCCCGACAAAGAAATTGCGTGGGGGACTTCCACGGGCAATGCCAACAAATATACCCTAAAAAACGTACGGCTTGAGACGGGGTTTGACTACGAAGGCGAGGAGGTAATTGGCACAAAGACGGGCTTGTTTTCGGTAGAAATTACGAATGGAAAAATCACTACCATTAGCTCCCAAAAACCACCCGCTGACGCCATCGATGCGAAGGGTCTTTTGATGCTGCCTTCCTTTAAAGATATGCACATCCATTTGGACAAAACGTTCTACAGCGATAAGTGGCAAGCTACCAAAAGACGAACCAACGGCGTGAAAGGCATGATTGCGCTTGAGCAACAGATTTTGCCCGAAATGCTCAAAAATTCAACCCAAAAAGCCGAAAAACTCATCGAATTGCTGCAATCGCGCGGAACGGGGTTTGCCCGTAGCCACGTCAACATCGAGCCTACTTCTAAGCTCCAATCGCTGAAAAACCTGCAAACAGCCCTGCGTAACAAAAAAGACGTTTTTGGCGCTGAATTGGTGGCATTTCCTCAGCATGGCGTGTTTTATACCGACTCAGCCCCATACATGAAAGAAGCCGCTCAAACGGACATTGATTTCATCGGGGGCGTTGACCCGTTTACCCTAGACGGCGCCATCGAAAAAACCATGGATTTTACCATCCAATTGGCCTTAGACCACCACAAAGGCATAGACATTCACTTGCACGAATCAGGAGAATCTGGGCTCAAAACCATCGAGTATCTGATGGCAAAGGTCAACGAAAACCCTGTATTAAAAGGCAAAACCTTTGTAAGCCACGCTTTTGCTTTGGCCAAACTCGACAAAGGAAAACAAGAAGAAATGGCCGAAAAACTTGCGGCCGCCCGCATCGGAATTTTATCCACCATTCCGTTTGGCACCACCATCATGCCCATTCCTACGTTGCTGAAGTACGGGGTCAACGTCATGACGGGCAACGACAGCATTGTAGATCATTGGAATACGTTCGGAACAGGAAGCGTGTTACAAAAAGCCAACCTCGCCGCTCAGCTTTACGGGTATGCTACGGAATTTGGGTTATCGAGAATCTTGAAATTGGCCACCGCAGGGCCTTTGCCGCTTACCGACAAAGGCGAACAGCAGTGGCCCAAGGCAGGCGACGACGCCAATGTGGTATTGGTAGATGCGAGCTGTTCGGCCGAAGCAGTTTCCCGCATCTCTCCCATTAAGTCGTTGATATACCAAGGGAAGGTTGTTTACTAAGCAATGGAATGTACTGACCATTAATGACGATGAACATACAAGGCAAAATGGACGACACATCGG contains:
- a CDS encoding amidohydrolase, producing MNQSTLSRKAFLQHSVVGLSGFSLAPSTSLLSPDKEIAWGTSTGNANKYTLKNVRLETGFDYEGEEVIGTKTGLFSVEITNGKITTISSQKPPADAIDAKGLLMLPSFKDMHIHLDKTFYSDKWQATKRRTNGVKGMIALEQQILPEMLKNSTQKAEKLIELLQSRGTGFARSHVNIEPTSKLQSLKNLQTALRNKKDVFGAELVAFPQHGVFYTDSAPYMKEAAQTDIDFIGGVDPFTLDGAIEKTMDFTIQLALDHHKGIDIHLHESGESGLKTIEYLMAKVNENPVLKGKTFVSHAFALAKLDKGKQEEMAEKLAAARIGILSTIPFGTTIMPIPTLLKYGVNVMTGNDSIVDHWNTFGTGSVLQKANLAAQLYGYATEFGLSRILKLATAGPLPLTDKGEQQWPKAGDDANVVLVDASCSAEAVSRISPIKSLIYQGKVVY
- a CDS encoding N-acetyltransferase; its protein translation is MYLLNRGANPPTPVEAIIEPVTVSDLKKLTRKDFHFTWKDFTETELWKLRIADSKDMLGAMSLIYYPLEYRIEINLIASRSDNFGPGKQYDRIAGCLIGWACRLAVKEYGYLACVSLKPKTRLVKHYQSKYGMLDGGQQLYLEGRPLYTLIQTYIDHEP
- a CDS encoding YdeI family protein → MPLPLAMTIDVFYPKNSAEWRAWLEQNHQSQQAVWVVFYKKSSAMPSITWSEAVDVALCFGWIDSKKVAVDSEKSHQFFCPRKAKSTWSKINKVKVDQLIEAGLMTEAGFASIEVAKRNGSWTMLDDVEALVIPPDLEQALAGQEGLMAQFLGLSKSAKKELLARLLFAKRPETRQKRIDEMMVLLTQKSTKG